One window from the genome of Acinetobacter sp. LoGeW2-3 encodes:
- the dapD gene encoding 2,3,4,5-tetrahydropyridine-2,6-dicarboxylate N-succinyltransferase, with translation MSQLSTIIEQAFEDRANFTAADCPAEVRQAVEEVIAGLDNGSLRVAEKIDGEWVVHQWIKKAVLLSFKLNDNKPMEACDLRFYDKVDTKFGDWTEEQFKAAGVRVVPPAVARKGSFQAKNVVLMPSYVNIGAYVDEGTMVDTWATVGSCAQIGKNVHLSGGVGIGGVLEPLQANPTIIEDNCFIGARSEIVEGVIVEEGSVISMGVFIGQSTKIYDRETGEIHYGRVPAGSVVVSGSLPSKCGKYSLYAAVIVKKVDAKTRAKTSLNDLLRED, from the coding sequence ATGTCTCAGCTTTCAACAATCATTGAACAAGCGTTTGAAGACCGTGCGAATTTCACAGCAGCGGATTGTCCTGCTGAAGTTCGTCAAGCAGTTGAGGAAGTAATTGCTGGCCTGGACAATGGCTCTCTACGTGTAGCTGAAAAAATCGATGGTGAATGGGTTGTTCATCAATGGATTAAGAAAGCTGTATTGTTATCTTTCAAACTGAATGACAACAAACCAATGGAAGCATGTGATCTTCGCTTCTATGACAAAGTAGATACTAAATTTGGCGACTGGACTGAAGAACAGTTTAAAGCTGCTGGTGTACGTGTTGTACCACCTGCTGTAGCTCGTAAAGGTTCTTTCCAAGCGAAAAACGTAGTATTGATGCCATCTTATGTGAACATCGGTGCTTATGTTGACGAAGGCACCATGGTTGATACATGGGCAACTGTAGGTTCATGTGCCCAAATTGGTAAAAACGTTCACCTGTCAGGTGGTGTAGGCATCGGTGGTGTTCTTGAGCCACTTCAAGCCAACCCAACCATCATTGAGGACAACTGCTTCATCGGTGCACGTTCTGAAATCGTAGAAGGCGTGATCGTAGAAGAAGGTTCTGTGATTTCTATGGGCGTATTCATTGGTCAGTCTACCAAGATTTATGACCGTGAAACTGGTGAAATCCACTACGGCCGTGTACCTGCAGGCTCTGTAGTTGTATCTGGTAGCCTTCCTTCTAAATGCGGTAAATACAGCCTGTATGCTGCTGTGATCGTGAAAAAAGTTGACGCAAAAACTCGTGCGAAAACTAGCTTGAACGATCTGTTACGTGAAGACTAA
- a CDS encoding CysB family HTH-type transcriptional regulator, protein MNFQQLRIIRETVRQNFNLTEASAALYTSQSGVSKHIKDLEDELGVQLFIRKGKRLLGLTEPGQALLGIVERMLVDADNIKRLADDFNKVDEGTLTIATTHTQARYVLPPIVNQFKKEFPKVHLILQQASPVEITQMLLQGEADIGIATEALTTEDNLASVPYYNWQHSIITPQNHPLTKKDNIRIEDLANYPIITYHGGFTGRSKIDTAFEEAGFDVDIVMSALDADVIKTYVELNMGVGIVNDVAYDPERDYRLKQIKTDIFGVNTTWIAVRKGHLLRGYGYEFISLCSPDADIRALKKVAYPDD, encoded by the coding sequence ATGAATTTCCAACAATTAAGAATTATTCGAGAAACTGTTCGGCAAAACTTTAATTTAACTGAAGCGTCTGCAGCGCTTTATACCTCACAATCGGGTGTGAGTAAGCATATTAAAGACCTGGAAGATGAACTGGGTGTACAGCTGTTCATCCGTAAGGGTAAGCGTTTATTGGGTCTAACTGAACCTGGTCAGGCACTGCTCGGCATTGTAGAACGCATGTTAGTTGATGCAGACAATATCAAACGTCTGGCAGATGACTTTAACAAGGTTGATGAAGGGACATTAACCATTGCAACGACGCATACTCAGGCACGTTATGTATTACCACCAATCGTGAACCAGTTCAAAAAAGAATTCCCTAAAGTTCACCTGATTCTGCAACAGGCAAGCCCTGTTGAAATTACACAAATGCTGCTTCAAGGTGAAGCGGATATTGGAATTGCGACTGAAGCATTAACCACTGAAGATAACTTGGCGAGCGTACCGTACTATAACTGGCAACACAGTATTATTACGCCTCAGAATCACCCGCTGACCAAGAAAGATAATATCCGTATCGAAGATCTGGCCAATTATCCAATCATTACCTATCACGGTGGTTTCACAGGCCGTTCAAAAATTGATACTGCCTTTGAGGAAGCTGGTTTCGATGTTGATATCGTGATGTCTGCACTGGATGCTGATGTAATCAAAACCTATGTGGAACTGAATATGGGTGTCGGTATTGTCAATGATGTGGCATACGATCCAGAACGTGACTATCGCTTAAAACAGATTAAAACTGATATTTTTGGCGTAAATACGACGTGGATTGCGGTACGTAAAGGCCATTTATTACGCGGTTATGGTTACGAATTTATCTCGCTTTGCTCTCCAGATGCAGACATTAGAGCCCTTAAAAAAGTGGCTTATCCGGATGACTAA
- the carO gene encoding ornithine uptake porin CarO, protein MKTFAKYFALSVLAAATTSVMAADEVIVTDEGVAEFSFFKPASVRAEIGTTGYGGAISWSANPYVGVTLGYNGGEISWSDDLSVNGTTYDLDMDNNLTYLNAEIRPWANWFYMAAGVAYIDNEYGLRGRPGTDGEIRIDGSTFGADVGDVVGNLSYKNNIAPYIGIGFSPAITNRWGVFGEIGAYYNGNPTVDLYNTGSQDAVSVNGRPITDAIDEERDKIRNDNKYEWLPVAKLGVSFRF, encoded by the coding sequence ATGAAAACTTTTGCTAAATATTTTGCGCTGTCGGTACTTGCTGCGGCAACCACCTCCGTCATGGCAGCCGATGAAGTCATTGTAACCGATGAAGGTGTGGCTGAATTCTCTTTCTTTAAACCAGCATCTGTTCGTGCTGAGATCGGTACGACTGGTTATGGGGGTGCAATCTCATGGAGTGCGAATCCCTATGTAGGTGTAACCTTAGGTTATAACGGTGGTGAGATTTCCTGGTCAGATGATTTATCAGTTAATGGCACAACATATGACTTGGATATGGATAACAATCTTACATATTTAAATGCTGAAATCCGTCCATGGGCGAACTGGTTCTATATGGCTGCTGGCGTGGCTTATATTGATAATGAGTATGGCCTACGTGGACGTCCTGGTACGGATGGTGAAATCAGAATCGATGGTTCAACATTTGGTGCAGATGTAGGGGATGTGGTAGGTAATTTATCTTATAAAAACAATATAGCACCTTATATCGGCATTGGGTTCTCCCCAGCAATTACCAACCGTTGGGGAGTATTTGGTGAAATTGGTGCATATTATAACGGTAACCCTACTGTAGATTTATATAATACAGGCAGTCAGGATGCAGTAAGTGTAAATGGTCGTCCAATTACAGATGCGATTGATGAAGAGAGAGATAAAATTCGTAATGATAATAAATATGAATGGTTACCAGTAGCGAAGCTAGGCGTTAGCTTCCGCTTCTAA